A window from Microbacterium ginsengiterrae encodes these proteins:
- a CDS encoding methylated-DNA--[protein]-cysteine S-methyltransferase: protein MTFRYDFAPTPFGDALVVFSDEGIVRFDLSESVDPSVPWLLEDVSARLGDVPVPDPGAADELAHLLDDYFAGSPVRFDETVRLDWRLVEGFHRTALQQITTIPWGETMSYGEVAAAAGSPGAARAVGTACRLTPFSIIVPVHRVVRSDGTPGQYGAHPEHKRYLLDLERG from the coding sequence ATGACATTCCGCTACGACTTCGCGCCCACTCCGTTCGGTGATGCCCTGGTGGTCTTCTCCGACGAGGGCATCGTCCGGTTCGATCTCTCGGAGTCCGTCGATCCCTCCGTGCCATGGCTGCTCGAAGACGTCTCCGCGCGGTTGGGAGACGTCCCCGTCCCCGACCCCGGCGCCGCCGACGAGCTGGCCCATCTGCTCGACGACTATTTCGCCGGGTCCCCGGTGCGCTTCGACGAGACGGTGCGTCTCGACTGGCGGTTGGTCGAGGGGTTCCATCGCACCGCGCTGCAGCAGATCACGACCATCCCCTGGGGTGAGACGATGAGCTACGGCGAGGTCGCCGCGGCAGCAGGCAGCCCAGGTGCGGCGCGTGCGGTCGGGACCGCGTGCCGCCTGACACCGTTCTCGATCATCGTCCCCGTGCATCGCGTCGTGCGCTCCGACGGCACGCCGGGGCAGTACGGAGCGCATCCGGAGCACAAGCGCTACCTGCTCGACCTCGAGAGGGGCTAG
- a CDS encoding MarR family winged helix-turn-helix transcriptional regulator, with protein MALDKTSPQSPREGRNSLASRSDIYDVNISDPRSELVDRGDMSAEDVQQISALMRALGELRDAEQKLSDASLRFMKLNQTDMRALHYLITCENSDVVVTPGAIATHLDISTASTTKLLDRLERGGHITRAPHPSDRRALAIAISPATRKSAMETVGRQHARRFTAAARLSPTERETVTRFLRDMTAEIAITDQAWAISDHD; from the coding sequence ATGGCCCTTGACAAGACCTCTCCCCAGTCCCCACGCGAGGGCCGCAACTCGCTCGCGTCGCGATCCGACATCTACGACGTGAACATCAGTGACCCTCGGAGCGAACTGGTCGATCGGGGAGACATGTCGGCCGAGGATGTGCAGCAGATCAGTGCGCTCATGCGCGCGCTCGGAGAGTTGCGCGACGCAGAGCAGAAGCTCTCCGATGCGTCGCTGCGCTTCATGAAGCTCAATCAGACGGACATGCGCGCGCTGCACTATCTCATCACCTGCGAGAACAGCGACGTGGTCGTGACCCCCGGTGCGATCGCCACCCACCTCGACATCTCCACCGCCTCCACGACGAAGCTGCTCGATCGTCTGGAGCGCGGGGGACACATCACCAGAGCCCCGCATCCGTCGGACCGTCGAGCGCTGGCGATCGCGATATCACCGGCGACGCGGAAGTCCGCGATGGAGACCGTCGGGCGTCAGCACGCGCGACGATTCACTGCGGCCGCGCGGCTGTCACCCACGGAGCGCGAGACCGTCACGCGTTTCCTCCGCGACATGACGGCGGAGATCGCCATCACCGACCAGGCGTGGGCGATCTCAGACCACGACTGA
- a CDS encoding histone-like nucleoid-structuring protein Lsr2, whose product MARRIVHQLVDDLDGTILGVGEGETVHFSLNNIAYEIDLTTENADALRNALEPYIAGARRASSSAGRAGSPRKRSTSSNDTAAIREWAQENGHQVSERGRVPASIVEAYRAAH is encoded by the coding sequence ATGGCCCGACGTATTGTGCACCAGCTTGTCGACGATCTCGATGGAACGATCCTCGGGGTCGGTGAAGGAGAGACTGTTCATTTCTCTCTCAACAACATCGCATATGAGATCGATCTGACCACCGAGAATGCCGACGCATTGCGGAATGCGCTCGAGCCGTACATCGCCGGCGCTCGTCGTGCATCATCCTCCGCCGGCAGGGCCGGATCCCCGAGGAAGCGGTCGACATCGTCGAACGACACCGCGGCGATCCGCGAGTGGGCGCAGGAGAACGGACACCAGGTCTCCGAGCGCGGTCGTGTTCCGGCATCGATCGTCGAGGCCTACCGCGCCGCGCACTGA
- a CDS encoding DUF485 domain-containing protein — MTDRPIDESAGGIDYIAVEESTRFQKLKRTQRSFIFPLAALFLIWYFVYVLLGAYATEFMGQRVWGDITVGLLLGLGQFVTTFAITMAYVSFANRKLDPKAQEIREELENAEVRS, encoded by the coding sequence ATGACTGACCGACCCATCGACGAATCGGCCGGCGGAATCGACTACATCGCCGTGGAGGAATCGACACGATTCCAGAAACTGAAGAGAACACAGCGATCCTTCATATTCCCGTTGGCAGCGCTCTTTCTCATCTGGTATTTCGTCTACGTGCTCCTCGGTGCTTATGCGACGGAATTCATGGGGCAGAGAGTGTGGGGTGACATCACCGTCGGGCTGCTTCTCGGCCTCGGACAATTCGTCACGACATTCGCCATCACGATGGCGTACGTCTCATTCGCCAATCGAAAGCTCGATCCGAAGGCACAGGAGATCCGAGAGGAACTCGAGAACGCGGAGGTGCGGTCGTGA
- a CDS encoding LuxR C-terminal-related transcriptional regulator, which translates to MRELAQRTRFPVAFGGLMAEGSVPVTAIVGTRTRSLEGLTVRPERGLGGRAMMELRPRLTSDYGSSRQITHDYDSFILGEGLRTLLAIPIIVDGRSRGVLYTGAWREAPVGGVTTAPAMSVAEAVASELRIRDEVERRVHALSARPQTVTGADREELRESFAELRGISAEVADAQLRSRLDRLEQRLLAFAGAEPSPTTGPITRPIPTVRLSPRETDVLACAALGCTNSEIAARLGLREGTVKAYLGTAMSKLDASTRHAAVARARRMGILP; encoded by the coding sequence GTGCGCGAGTTGGCTCAGCGCACCCGCTTCCCCGTCGCCTTCGGCGGTCTCATGGCCGAGGGTTCCGTTCCCGTCACGGCCATCGTCGGCACCAGGACGCGCAGCCTGGAGGGGCTCACCGTCCGCCCGGAGCGAGGACTCGGCGGGCGCGCGATGATGGAGCTGCGCCCACGGCTCACCAGTGACTACGGATCGTCCAGGCAGATCACGCACGACTACGACAGCTTCATCCTGGGCGAGGGCCTGCGCACTCTCCTCGCGATCCCGATCATCGTGGACGGACGCTCCCGCGGCGTCCTCTACACCGGCGCCTGGCGGGAAGCCCCCGTCGGAGGCGTGACGACCGCCCCGGCGATGAGCGTCGCGGAGGCCGTGGCATCCGAACTGCGCATCCGCGACGAGGTCGAGCGACGCGTGCACGCTCTGTCCGCCCGACCGCAGACCGTCACCGGAGCGGATCGCGAAGAGCTGCGCGAGAGTTTCGCCGAGCTGCGCGGCATCTCCGCCGAGGTCGCCGATGCCCAGCTCCGCAGCCGCCTGGATCGCCTCGAGCAGCGGCTGCTCGCGTTCGCCGGTGCCGAACCGTCTCCGACGACCGGGCCGATCACGCGCCCGATCCCCACCGTGCGCCTGTCCCCACGCGAGACCGACGTCCTCGCGTGCGCGGCGCTCGGATGCACGAACTCCGAGATCGCGGCACGGCTCGGACTGCGGGAGGGCACTGTGAAGGCCTATCTCGGAACAGCCATGTCGAAATTGGATGCCTCGACGCGTCACGCCGCCGTCGCGCGTGCGCGGCGAATGGGAATACTTCCCTGA
- a CDS encoding solute symporter family protein codes for MAAPAGENNPVLNVGIFAAFVAVTLFIVIRASRNNKTAADYYAAGRSFTGPQNGFAIAGDYLSAASFLGICGAIAVNGYDGFLYSIGFLVAWLVALLLVAELMRNTGKFTMADVLSFRLKQRPVRMAAAITTLAVCFFYLLAQMAGAGGLVSLLMGIDGRLGQSIVIAVVGVLMIVYVLIGGMKGTTWVQIVKAFLLIGGAIVMTIWVLAINGFNLNTLLEAAVDASPQGDAILAPGLQYGANPLDFVSLGLALVLGTAGLPHVLMRFYTVPTAKEARRSVVWAIWLIGGFYLLTLVLGYGAGALVGPEVITAAPGGVNSAAPLLAQYLGGPLLLGFISAVAFATILAVVAGLTITAAASFAHDIYANVIQKGRKKADGMPVDADPNAEVKVARRTVVVIGILAIIGGIGAQGQNIAFLVALAFAVAASANLPTILYSLFWRRFNTRGAVWSMYGGLASAIILIVLSPVFSGSETAMIPSIDIAIWPLNNPGIVSIPLGFLLGWLGTITSRTAESRELAAEMEVRSLTGFGAEKAVDH; via the coding sequence ATGGCGGCTCCCGCCGGCGAGAACAACCCGGTCCTCAACGTCGGGATATTCGCGGCCTTCGTCGCGGTGACACTGTTCATCGTCATCCGCGCCAGTCGCAACAACAAGACGGCGGCCGACTACTACGCCGCCGGTCGCTCGTTCACGGGACCGCAGAACGGCTTCGCGATCGCCGGTGACTATCTGTCGGCGGCGTCGTTCCTCGGCATCTGCGGCGCGATCGCCGTCAACGGCTACGACGGGTTCCTTTACTCGATCGGCTTCCTCGTGGCGTGGCTGGTCGCGCTGCTGCTGGTCGCGGAGCTCATGCGCAACACCGGCAAGTTCACGATGGCCGATGTGCTCTCGTTCCGTCTGAAGCAGCGCCCCGTGCGCATGGCCGCGGCGATCACGACCCTCGCGGTGTGCTTCTTCTACCTGCTGGCGCAGATGGCCGGTGCCGGTGGGCTCGTGTCCCTGCTGATGGGGATCGACGGCCGGCTCGGACAGTCGATCGTCATCGCCGTCGTCGGCGTGCTCATGATCGTCTATGTGCTCATCGGCGGTATGAAGGGCACGACCTGGGTGCAGATCGTCAAGGCGTTCCTGCTCATCGGCGGTGCGATCGTGATGACGATCTGGGTCCTCGCGATCAACGGGTTCAACCTCAACACCCTGTTGGAGGCGGCGGTGGACGCCTCGCCTCAGGGTGACGCGATCCTCGCTCCCGGGCTGCAGTACGGCGCGAACCCGCTGGACTTCGTCTCGCTCGGTCTCGCCCTCGTCCTGGGCACCGCCGGTCTGCCGCACGTGCTGATGCGGTTCTACACGGTTCCGACGGCCAAGGAGGCGCGGCGTTCGGTCGTGTGGGCGATCTGGCTCATCGGTGGCTTCTACCTCCTCACGCTCGTGCTGGGTTACGGTGCCGGCGCGCTCGTCGGACCAGAGGTGATCACCGCTGCTCCCGGCGGTGTGAACTCTGCGGCACCGCTGCTCGCGCAGTACCTCGGTGGCCCCCTGCTGCTCGGGTTCATCTCGGCGGTCGCGTTCGCGACGATCCTCGCGGTCGTCGCAGGTCTCACCATCACGGCGGCGGCCTCCTTCGCTCATGACATCTATGCGAACGTCATCCAGAAGGGGCGGAAGAAGGCGGACGGGATGCCCGTGGACGCGGATCCGAACGCCGAGGTCAAGGTGGCTCGGCGCACGGTGGTCGTCATCGGCATCCTGGCGATCATCGGCGGGATCGGCGCGCAGGGTCAGAACATCGCGTTCCTCGTGGCGCTGGCGTTCGCCGTCGCCGCGTCGGCCAACCTGCCGACGATCCTCTATTCGCTCTTCTGGCGACGCTTCAACACCAGAGGTGCCGTGTGGAGCATGTACGGCGGGCTCGCCTCGGCGATCATCCTCATCGTGCTCTCCCCGGTGTTCTCCGGTTCCGAGACGGCGATGATCCCCTCCATCGACATCGCCATCTGGCCGTTGAACAACCCCGGCATCGTCTCGATCCCGCTCGGCTTCCTCCTCGGATGGCTGGGAACGATCACGAGCAGGACGGCCGAGTCCCGCGAGCTCGCCGCGGAGATGGAGGTCCGTTCGCTCACCGGGTTCGGGGCGGAGAAGGCCGTCGACCACTGA
- a CDS encoding MMPL family transporter, with product MPESTEPAPRARVRRRSWIRMLVPALLILVWLAGAGLGGPLFGKVSEVSSNDQTSYLPSSSDATEVQQLLGEFNDSEAIPAIVVFVGDEELTESQLSAIDDAVSGATDVEGVADEVSPAIPSEDGMAVQAFIPISSDADLGDAVSALEDELRAAVPDGVTVYVTGPAGFSADLVAGFAGIDGLLLGVALLAVLVILILVYRSLLLPIVVLSTSLFALCVALLVVWWLAKWEILLLSGQTQGILFILVIGAATDYSLLYVARFREELRSTKDKGAAVIAAWKGSFEPILASGGTVIAGLMCLLLSDLKSNSTLGPVASIGIVFAMLSALTLLPALLFAFGRAAFWPRRPKFEPEVVRAEDGMATTGLWAKVARLVQRRPRVIWIVTTLVLAVGALGVTQLNANGVPQSDLVLGSSEARDGQVALGEHFPGGSGSPVYVVVDESKLQDAADVMLANDGIDSVAVTASDSPSGSAGVTEDGIAAFGPPGTPAPEPTVVDGEVLLQGTLTDAADSDAAASTVRDLRVDLTDLDARVGGVTATAVDTNDASVHDRNLIIPIVLVVILFILMLLLRSILAPVLLILTTVLSFGTAMGVSALVFNGIFDFPGADPAVPLYGFVFLVALGIDYNIFLMTRVREESLKHGTREGVLRGLAVTGGVITSAGLVLAATFAALSVIPILFLAQLAFIVAFGVLLDTFVVRTLLVPALTYDIGRAVWWPSKLGRGEK from the coding sequence ATGCCCGAGAGCACTGAGCCCGCGCCCCGCGCGCGGGTGCGACGTCGGTCCTGGATCCGCATGCTCGTACCGGCACTGCTGATCCTCGTATGGCTTGCGGGTGCCGGACTCGGCGGCCCGCTCTTCGGCAAGGTCAGCGAGGTCTCGTCCAACGACCAGACCAGCTACCTCCCGTCATCCTCTGACGCCACCGAGGTCCAGCAGCTTCTCGGCGAGTTCAACGACTCCGAGGCGATCCCGGCGATCGTCGTGTTCGTCGGGGACGAAGAGCTCACCGAATCGCAGCTCTCCGCCATCGACGACGCGGTCAGCGGTGCCACCGATGTCGAAGGTGTCGCCGACGAAGTGTCGCCGGCCATCCCCTCGGAGGACGGCATGGCCGTCCAGGCGTTCATCCCGATCTCGAGCGACGCGGATCTCGGCGACGCCGTGTCCGCGCTCGAAGACGAACTGCGCGCTGCCGTGCCGGACGGTGTGACCGTCTACGTCACCGGCCCCGCGGGCTTCTCCGCCGACCTCGTCGCCGGATTCGCCGGCATCGACGGGCTCCTGCTGGGAGTCGCCCTGCTGGCAGTGCTCGTCATCCTCATCCTCGTCTACCGTTCCCTGCTCCTTCCGATCGTCGTCCTCTCGACGAGCCTGTTCGCCCTGTGCGTCGCCCTGCTCGTCGTCTGGTGGCTGGCGAAGTGGGAGATCCTGCTGCTGAGCGGTCAGACCCAGGGCATCCTGTTCATCCTCGTCATCGGTGCCGCGACGGACTACTCCCTCCTCTACGTCGCGCGCTTCCGTGAAGAGCTGCGCAGCACGAAGGACAAGGGCGCTGCCGTCATCGCGGCCTGGAAGGGCTCGTTCGAGCCGATCCTCGCCTCCGGAGGCACGGTCATCGCCGGCCTCATGTGCCTGCTGCTCAGCGACCTGAAGTCCAACAGCACCCTCGGGCCCGTGGCATCCATCGGCATCGTCTTCGCGATGCTCTCCGCCCTCACGCTGCTGCCCGCACTGCTGTTCGCCTTCGGTCGCGCGGCGTTCTGGCCCCGTCGCCCGAAGTTCGAGCCCGAGGTCGTCCGCGCCGAGGACGGCATGGCCACGACCGGCCTGTGGGCCAAGGTCGCCCGTCTCGTGCAGCGGCGCCCCCGCGTCATCTGGATCGTCACCACCCTCGTCCTGGCCGTCGGCGCCCTCGGCGTCACTCAGCTGAACGCCAACGGCGTCCCGCAGTCGGACCTCGTGCTCGGATCGTCCGAGGCGCGCGACGGTCAGGTCGCGCTGGGCGAGCACTTCCCCGGCGGCTCCGGGAGCCCGGTGTACGTCGTGGTCGACGAGAGCAAGCTCCAGGACGCGGCCGACGTGATGCTCGCGAACGACGGCATCGACTCCGTGGCGGTCACCGCGTCCGACTCGCCCAGCGGCTCGGCAGGTGTCACCGAGGACGGGATCGCCGCGTTCGGCCCTCCGGGGACCCCCGCTCCCGAGCCGACCGTCGTGGACGGTGAGGTCCTGCTCCAGGGCACCCTCACGGATGCCGCGGACTCCGATGCGGCCGCCTCCACTGTCCGCGATCTGCGCGTCGACCTGACGGATCTCGACGCCCGCGTCGGCGGTGTCACGGCCACCGCTGTCGACACGAATGACGCGTCCGTGCACGACCGCAACCTCATCATCCCGATCGTGCTCGTGGTGATCCTGTTCATCCTCATGCTGCTGCTGCGCTCGATCCTCGCGCCGGTCCTGCTGATCCTCACCACCGTGCTGTCCTTCGGAACGGCGATGGGCGTCTCGGCGCTGGTGTTCAACGGGATCTTCGACTTCCCCGGGGCCGACCCCGCCGTGCCGCTGTACGGCTTCGTCTTCCTCGTGGCGCTCGGTATCGACTACAACATCTTCCTGATGACACGCGTGCGTGAGGAGTCCCTCAAGCACGGGACGCGGGAGGGTGTGCTCCGGGGCCTGGCGGTCACGGGTGGCGTCATCACCTCGGCAGGGCTCGTGCTGGCGGCGACCTTCGCCGCGCTGTCAGTGATCCCGATCCTCTTCCTCGCCCAGCTCGCCTTCATCGTCGCGTTCGGTGTGCTGCTGGACACGTTCGTGGTGCGGACGCTGCTCGTGCCCGCGCTGACGTACGACATCGGACGGGCCGTGTGGTGGCCCTCCAAGCTGGGTCGCGGCGAGAAGTGA
- a CDS encoding ATP-binding protein produces the protein MTIGDQQGDPGSVAVAHIADAERTRLRAEAADLGGRSPLFTYRDTVEGGIDISKAHPGSLPQFITGKSTLLSNLFRDEVGLRTARMAAERITAKNTELRTVRGIDAVHLAVGIAGWRIGGADFAAPVLLRPLAIRRHHTDYELKLQGAFIVNPELVRVAREHFGISIDAEALAALAYDGGIFKPQPVIDRLRAATASIDTFTVLPRLVVSTFADVGASMSRDSRTLDHQLLNALAGHADDRERVTASRPLPQVVGPDERAPASDTLLLDADAEQESVLARISAGHSLVVSTLPGTGGTQTVINALGELVRAGKRVLVVSARRSTLDGVRHRLSGIGLDSLAVSPGSIRRDLVRAIGRNEKAVAPKISEVDDALVRLRNVLLDYRRALTAPVDGLGVTILDATRQLTRLASLPTPPSTTARLSTETLRRLAGDRTAAAAALVQAAKLGEFRFGPDDSPWYGVNFRSTQDARSAHDLAGRLHGESVPELLERGYALISQTRMRPFATIDELGEYLRLLEGIRDSLDRFSPTVFERPLGELIKAHGSRRDSPEMSGANRRRLRRLAKEYVRPGVHITEMHEALLRIQQQRTQWQRFVDAGVAPEVPLGLGEVYASWERVTAELAELDAALGRREPLATLPVERLVRTLAGLAATSDVFDNLVERATIRDELATLGLEPLLAELSVRHVPEDRVADELEFAWWQSLLERSLQDERALLGANTAVVDRLERDYRLVDEAHASMAGPLLAWQLANQWRIAIVDEPTESQNLRRALTQGTPTTAEIVSAAPTLMNVLAPAWIASPYLVPEIPDSVEFDTVLLVDAAAINLAEAAPAIRRARQVVAFGDPVTQRPTPFEMAVDPGDDWEPEVPFDETSVFERLAELLPVMTLTRSYRAGGEDLAELINDAFYGGEIVSLPWAGSYLGRGSLTVDYVEGGVGAPDPITGAVESPDAEVARVVTLVVEHAVHRPSESLMVITASARHAERVRAAVTTAFAGRSDVADFVGRDTAEPFAVLTLEESVAESRDRVIFSLGYGLTKHGRVLSDFGDLSTPDGERLLTVGMTRARRSMVLVSSIRPSAFDDGRLEHGASTLMSILGGLATRGRESRLEDLADPLTLALARELRRMGASVDVDYRGLLPLVAQHGGKAVVIESDPETRGESLRETLRLRPHVLRRLGWHYVRVHAFDLYSDPITVASRIAAVLGIAPDAVRADTDTQPIDLPGDV, from the coding sequence ATGACGATCGGCGACCAGCAGGGCGACCCCGGATCCGTCGCGGTCGCACACATCGCCGACGCCGAGCGCACCCGCCTCCGTGCAGAGGCCGCCGATCTCGGCGGACGCTCGCCCCTGTTCACCTATCGGGACACGGTCGAGGGCGGCATCGACATCTCCAAGGCCCACCCGGGGAGCCTCCCGCAGTTCATCACCGGGAAGTCGACGCTGCTGTCGAATCTCTTCCGCGACGAAGTAGGACTGCGCACCGCGCGGATGGCGGCCGAACGGATCACGGCGAAGAACACCGAGCTGCGCACCGTGCGCGGGATCGACGCCGTCCACCTCGCCGTCGGCATCGCCGGCTGGCGCATCGGCGGCGCGGACTTCGCCGCCCCCGTCCTGCTGCGCCCTCTCGCGATCCGCCGCCACCACACGGACTACGAACTGAAGCTGCAGGGCGCCTTCATCGTCAACCCCGAGCTCGTGCGCGTCGCACGCGAGCACTTCGGGATCTCCATCGACGCGGAGGCTCTGGCGGCCCTCGCCTATGACGGCGGGATCTTCAAGCCGCAGCCCGTCATCGACAGGCTCCGCGCCGCGACCGCCTCGATCGACACGTTCACGGTGCTTCCGCGGCTCGTCGTGTCGACGTTCGCGGACGTCGGCGCCTCCATGTCGCGCGACAGTCGCACGCTCGACCATCAGCTGCTCAACGCGCTCGCCGGTCACGCGGACGACCGGGAGCGGGTCACCGCATCCCGGCCCCTGCCTCAGGTCGTCGGACCGGACGAGCGCGCTCCCGCATCCGACACGCTTCTGCTGGACGCCGATGCGGAGCAGGAGTCGGTGCTCGCGCGGATCTCCGCCGGCCACTCCCTCGTCGTCTCGACTCTCCCGGGCACCGGTGGCACGCAGACCGTCATCAACGCGCTCGGTGAGCTCGTGCGCGCGGGCAAGCGCGTCCTCGTCGTCTCGGCGCGCCGCTCGACGCTCGACGGCGTCCGTCACCGTCTGAGTGGGATCGGCCTCGACAGCCTCGCCGTCTCGCCGGGGAGCATCCGTCGCGATCTCGTACGCGCGATCGGCCGCAACGAGAAAGCGGTCGCGCCGAAGATCAGTGAGGTCGACGATGCGCTCGTGCGCCTCCGCAACGTGCTGCTCGACTACCGCCGAGCCCTGACCGCTCCGGTCGACGGACTCGGCGTGACCATCCTGGATGCCACGCGACAGCTCACCCGGCTCGCGTCCCTCCCCACGCCGCCGTCCACCACCGCGCGACTGAGCACCGAGACGCTGCGCCGGCTGGCAGGCGACCGCACCGCCGCGGCTGCGGCACTCGTGCAGGCCGCGAAGCTCGGCGAGTTCCGTTTCGGTCCAGACGATTCCCCCTGGTACGGGGTGAACTTCCGCAGCACGCAGGATGCCCGATCCGCGCACGACCTTGCCGGACGCCTGCACGGCGAGAGCGTCCCCGAGTTGCTCGAGCGCGGCTACGCGCTGATCTCGCAGACCCGGATGCGCCCGTTCGCGACGATCGATGAGCTGGGGGAGTACCTGCGGCTGCTCGAGGGCATCCGCGACTCTCTCGACAGGTTCAGCCCCACGGTGTTCGAGCGGCCGCTCGGTGAACTCATCAAGGCGCACGGTTCTCGCCGCGACTCCCCGGAGATGTCCGGAGCCAACCGCCGCCGGCTGCGCCGGCTGGCCAAGGAGTACGTGCGCCCCGGCGTGCACATCACCGAGATGCACGAGGCGCTGCTGCGCATCCAGCAGCAGCGCACGCAGTGGCAGCGGTTCGTCGACGCGGGCGTCGCCCCGGAGGTTCCCCTCGGGCTCGGCGAGGTGTACGCATCCTGGGAGCGGGTGACGGCCGAGCTCGCGGAGCTGGACGCCGCGCTCGGGCGCCGCGAGCCGCTGGCGACCCTCCCGGTGGAGCGTCTCGTCCGCACTCTCGCCGGCCTCGCCGCCACCTCCGATGTCTTCGACAACCTCGTCGAGCGCGCCACGATCCGCGACGAGCTCGCCACTCTCGGCCTCGAGCCGCTGCTCGCGGAGCTCTCCGTGCGCCACGTCCCGGAGGACCGCGTGGCCGACGAGCTCGAGTTCGCCTGGTGGCAGTCCCTGCTCGAGCGGTCGCTGCAGGACGAGCGCGCCCTCCTCGGCGCGAACACGGCGGTCGTCGACCGCCTCGAACGCGACTATCGCCTCGTCGACGAGGCGCACGCGTCGATGGCGGGACCTCTGCTCGCCTGGCAGCTGGCGAACCAATGGCGCATCGCGATCGTCGATGAGCCGACCGAGTCGCAGAACCTCCGCAGGGCGCTCACCCAGGGCACGCCGACGACGGCGGAGATCGTCTCGGCCGCTCCCACGCTGATGAACGTGCTCGCACCCGCCTGGATCGCCTCGCCCTACCTCGTGCCGGAGATCCCCGACTCCGTCGAGTTCGACACGGTCCTGCTCGTGGATGCCGCGGCCATCAACCTCGCGGAGGCGGCCCCTGCCATCCGCCGGGCCCGCCAGGTCGTCGCATTCGGCGACCCTGTGACGCAGCGGCCCACCCCGTTCGAGATGGCGGTCGACCCCGGCGACGACTGGGAGCCGGAGGTGCCGTTCGACGAGACCTCGGTGTTCGAACGCCTGGCCGAGTTGCTCCCGGTGATGACCCTCACCCGCAGCTACCGCGCCGGCGGCGAGGACCTCGCCGAACTCATCAACGACGCCTTCTACGGCGGCGAGATCGTGTCCCTGCCGTGGGCTGGCTCCTACCTCGGCCGTGGAAGCCTGACGGTCGACTACGTCGAGGGCGGCGTCGGAGCACCCGATCCGATCACGGGCGCCGTCGAGAGTCCCGATGCCGAAGTCGCTCGCGTCGTGACACTCGTCGTCGAGCACGCGGTGCACCGCCCGTCGGAGTCGCTCATGGTCATCACCGCGAGTGCCCGTCACGCCGAGCGGGTGCGCGCCGCCGTCACGACGGCCTTCGCCGGTCGATCGGACGTCGCCGATTTCGTGGGCAGGGACACCGCCGAGCCGTTCGCGGTGCTCACCCTCGAGGAATCGGTGGCGGAGAGCCGCGACCGCGTCATCTTCTCCCTCGGCTACGGACTCACCAAGCACGGCCGCGTCCTCAGCGACTTCGGCGACCTGTCCACCCCCGACGGTGAGCGACTGCTCACGGTCGGGATGACCAGGGCGCGGCGGTCGATGGTGCTCGTGTCCTCGATCCGTCCCTCCGCGTTCGACGACGGACGCCTCGAGCACGGTGCGTCCACACTCATGTCGATCCTCGGCGGACTCGCCACCCGAGGGCGCGAGTCCCGCTTGGAGGATCTCGCCGACCCGCTCACGCTCGCTCTGGCCCGTGAGCTGCGCCGCATGGGCGCCTCCGTGGACGTCGACTACCGGGGGCTTTTGCCCCTGGTGGCCCAGCACGGCGGCAAGGCGGTCGTCATCGAGTCCGACCCCGAGACCCGCGGGGAGTCGCTGCGCGAGACGCTCCGGCTGCGGCCGCACGTGCTGCGTCGCCTGGGATGGCATTACGTGCGCGTGCACGCCTTCGACCTCTACAGCGACCCGATCACCGTGGCCTCCCGTATCGCGGCCGTCCTCGGGATCGCACCGGACGCGGTGCGGGCCGACACCGACACGCAGCCGATCGACCTGCCGGGCGATGTCTGA